One Cryptococcus neoformans var. grubii H99 chromosome 3, complete sequence genomic region harbors:
- a CDS encoding tbc1 domain family protein has protein sequence MTHPIQPPTRPHSANPLTLNPSLSIFPRPSSRPSIPRGASMSSFGRVSKDAEDWEDAWDSSSDKEDGGEPSGVPVPMPGGGRQSRDDGDGIAASWASTSYTHVAYPNSSPTRPALPQSKTFTEGVAPPAPGTSAINGALRSHGHGHVGGSRLPPGGAWEIVEPEEIIEEEQEPIKTGKEAVRVDVENILHDPLELLHSLSLDSPAISRASSRSSSFPFFASNDPLSSAPPSPSYTPTTPTATINTKSRKNGVSRQRSVRTERRREKFAKVLRGDEGGVDVGELRRLAWSGVPMEVRPIVWQLLLNYLPLPVQPRLTTLNRKRKEYTQLVDQYFGRGLSSLDQQIWHQIEIDVPRTRPGVPLWSCEKTQRSLERILYVWAIRHPASGYVQGINDLVTPFFEVFLSAYIDTDPESFDISHLPESILSAIESDSFWCLTALLNGIQDNYISQQPGIQRLVKRMSELIKRIDAPLATHFEEQGVEFMQFAFRWMNCLLMREINVKCTIRMWDTYLAEGTDAFSQFHLYVCSALLVKYSDRLREMDFQEIIIFLQRLPTQSWGDHDIELLLSEAYVLKTVWQGAENHFKDLPPGGGGFGMLGR, from the exons ATGACCCATCCCATCCAGCCGCCAACACGCCCACACTCCGCCAATCCACTCACCCTCAATCCCTCCCTGTCGATATTCCCTCGCCCATCCTCGCGTCCATCGATTCCTAGAGGCGCCTCCATGTCTTCATTCGGCCGCGTCTCGAAGGATGCAGAGGATTGGGAGGATGCATGGGACAGCAGTTCAgacaaggaggatggtggagagCCAAGCGGTGTGCCGGTGCCCATGCCGGGAGGTGGCAGGCAGAGTAGAGACGATGGAGACGGTATAGCAGCAAGCTGGGCATCCACTTCGTACACCCATGTCGCATATCCGAATTCATCGCCTACAAGACCAGCCTTACCACAGTCAAAAACATTTACAGAAGGCGTAGCACCTCCTGCCCCTGGGACATCAGCCATCAACGGTGCTCTTCGCTCTCATGGTCATGGTCATGTTGGAGGGTCGAGGCTTCCGCCTGGAGGGGCGTGGGAGATTGTCGAGCCGGAGGAAATcatagaagaagagcaggagcCGATCAAGACAGGCAAAGAAGCGGTCAGAGTCGATGTGGAAAATATTCTTCATGATCCTCTTGAGCTGTTACACTCCTTATCGCTGGACTCACCTGCCATCTCCCGAGCATCAAGCcgctcatcctctttcccattcttcgCCTCAAACGACCCTTTATCATCagcaccaccttccccatccTATACGCCCACCACTCCCACTGCGACTATCAATACAAAGAGCCGAAAAAACGGGGTGAGCAGACAGCGTAGTGTACGAacagagagaagaagagaaaagttCGCCAAGGTACTGCGAGGAGACGAAGGTGGAGTGGATGTGGGTGAATTGAGGAGATTAGCTTGGAGCGGAGTACCGATGGAAGTCAGACCCATTGTTTGGCAACTGCTCCTA AATTACCTACCCTTACCAGTCCAGCCACGATTGACAACATTGAATCgcaagagaaaagagtATACCCAACTGGTGGATCAGTATTTCGGACGTGggctctcttctcttgACCAACAA ATATGGCATCAAATTGAAATTGACGTCCCAAGGACAAGACCCGGAGTACCATTATGGAGCTGCGAAAAGACTCAGCGAAGCCTCGAGAGGATACTCTACGTCTGGGCTATTAGGCATCCTGCATCAGGCTACGTGCAGGGTATAAACGATCTCGTCACCCCCTTCTTTGAAGTCTTCCTCAGCGCATATATTG ATACTGATCCGGAATCATTCGACATCTCTCACCTGCCTGAATCAATTCTTTCAGCTATAGAATCCGACTCTTTCTGGTGCCTTACTGCCCTCTTAAACGGCATCCAAGACAATTACATCTCCCAACAACCCGGTATTCAACGTCTTGTCAAGCGGATGTCTGAACTGATCAAGCGTATTGACGCGCCACTGGCGACACATTTCGAGGAACAAGGCGTCGAGTTTATGCAGTTTGCATTCAGATGGATGAATTGCTTGTTGATGAGGGAGATAAATGTAAAGTGTACGATAAGGATGTGGGATACATATCTG GCTGAAGGTACAGATGCATTTTCTCAATTTCACCTTTACGTCTGTTCAGCCCTTCTCGTGAAATACTCTGATCGCCTTCGTGAGATGGATTTCCAg GAAAtaatcatcttcctccagcgCCTCCCCACTCAAAGCTGGGGCGATCACGATATCGAGCTGTTACTCTCAGAGGCATACGTATTGAAGACGGTATGGCAAGGAGCGGAGAACCATTTTAAGGATTTACCTCctggtggaggaggcttTGGAATGTTGGGTAGATGA